Genomic window (Rhododendron vialii isolate Sample 1 chromosome 4a, ASM3025357v1):
CCACGGGGTCAAGGTATCGTCAATGGAAGAAATGCTGAAGGTTGTGGATGGGTTCTTCAACCTAGCAGCGGAAGAGAAGATGAATTATGCTTCAGAGGATGTGATGAATCCGGTACGGTACGGAACAAGCTTGAACACATCGCAACGACATGCTCTTCATTGGAGAGATTATTTGAGACATTTTGGCCATCCTATTGATAATAGCTTCCACCTTTGGCCGCGCAATCCCTCTACTTACAGGTAACATGATTCTTGCTCTCTCTAATTGACGTCTAAACAAATCCGCCAATTCGGCTAATTAATTAGTCCTTTTTCATATTCACTTTGAATTTATTGCACCTTCTTTTGCATCAAATTTGTGGTAGGTTTTGTCGAATAAAATGTAAAACCGAATAGATTTGAAACGTCTAGTAAAAACAGAGCTTATAAGGAACAGAACTatttttttgtaactatatCATATGGGTCTTCTTGTTGCAACTTACCAACCAACTAAAAATGAGAACCTACAAAATGATGTCAAAAGCAATAAAGCATCCTTGTTTAGGGTaagcattttttaaaacttactCTAAAAATTAATATTCCATTCGTTTCAAAATAAGCGTCATTTATTGGCAGTTATGccatttataatttttttttaaaaattttcaacctataatatttttttaagatttttaaaataatatataaaagaactaattgaaatctatcaaacaatatctatattggATATGAAAGATACTATAGATAAAAAGATatagacaatattttgagatCTCCCAAATAGTGGAAAGggggattgggagatgctgccaagcagaggtgcttggcagcggtgccgagcgcatctcggccgtccaaaagtgttttggatggcccggatgtaaaggtaacgaacggatttaaaaaaaaagaaaaagaaaaggaaaaagatgtttcgattcgggccattgattccgagatgaacggccggattggccgctcggcacccgctcgacaggggtgccgctcggcagggtccccgggtcctgGAAAGGGATACTAATTAGGCGGAGAGAGTATTTGATAAGCCGCTTAAAGCTACGCCGAATATGCTAGCTAGCACGCTAAGTATAAAAGATCCAAAAgccattttgttgttgtatcTCAAATTCCCCTGCATCTTATGACGTGAAGAAATAGGTTAGAAATTCTAAATACTCCTAGCTGATAAATCCAAAATCATGCTTAAGTTGTTCTTTTAGCTACTGTCACATATTATCACCTTAACATCCcctaaaacaaatttaaaaaatcttgTTGAATTAGTCTCTCCAATCATTGTCTAATTTTttctgatcaaaaaattaaaaacttttgTTTGGGATGGTCAAGAAAGTTATTTTTTGGTCCAAAAAACGCTAAAGCTAATTCACGTGACTGTCGTTTCTAAATCGTTGCTAATTTGTGAAAGGGTTGTGGCCAAGGAATACTTGGAGGAGGTTTGGGGATTGGCAATAAGGATCTCCGGGGCAATCTCGGAGGCCCTTGGACTCGAACGGGATTACGTCGAGAAATCGCTCGGCGAAGGGTGTCAAATCGTGGCCTCCAATTACTACCCTCCGTGTCCGGAGCCGCACAGAACGCTCGGGCTCGCAGCTCACTCGGACCACGGGGGGATCACCATCCTGATGCAGAATGAGGTCGATGGCTTGCAAGTCAAGCACCAAGGGGAATGGGTTGCTGTCCACCACATGCCTGGTACTCTGGTTGTCAACATTGGAGATTACATTGAGGTAATTCTCAATGATTTTAATCAGAAAGTCTATTCCCACCACTCTCTTGAGCCACTTCCCCCACCGGTCTCATTTTCaccattcaaaagtattttcgacggtctggattttaaaagaCTCTTCTACAGAAGAGTTAGTCTCTTCCCTGgaagagtcttttaaaattcTGACCATTGATTTCCAAGACAGACGGTGGAATTGAGCGTTGCGGTGAGGCAGAGGAGCGGTGAAACAGAGCAGTAGGGTAAGCACCACGTGCTATTTTCAATAGTAGGTATGTATAGTAAACATCATCTTTAATGCAGTGAAAGGATTTGTACAACTTTGGGTGGGTAGCTAACCCTAGCTGTCATGGACCGTCCTCATGGTGAGGGAATTAATGTGCACAATGTAGACTATGGCCCTTTGTCAATGTTCCCATGAAAATTTTTCCACTTTGGTGTAAAACTAGATAGACATATAAACTAGAATAATATTGAAAGTGGCTGGCAAAACCGCACAGTCTGCACTAACTTTAGAAATGAGATCCGGAGATCCTGTTGGGCACTTTCTGTAGTGCACGTTGCAGGgcaaatccaagccgtccacgagtgttttcaacggtccagatttaaaataaaatctttcagGGAAAAGATAAACTCGAAAGAGTTTAttttaaatctgaaccgttgaaaacACTCGTGGACGGTTGTGATTATATCCTACAGGGTGCACTGCAGGAAATGCCCCGCAAGATTTTTGATTCCTTAGAAAGGAGTTATACCCAATTAGCCAGGAAAAGTAGCGATGTGACGACAAACACTTATGTTAAACTGGGGTCAAATATCACCTATTACGTCTATGAGATTCTAAATCTCCAATACTCATATCTTAAGTATGAGCTAATACTACCCGATATCGGCCAGTACACCCACTATCATTATCATTGGTATTGGTAAGTATCACAGCACCCCAACTTTTTCAATTAGAACCCTGTGCAATGCCCTGTTTTCGTAATTTCCAAATTACATGTTTTGAATTTGTACCTCAGATATTGAGCAATGGGAAGTACAAGAGTGTGGAGCACAGAGCAGTGGTAAATGCAGAAAGAACCAGGATTTCGATCGCAGTGGGCCACGGGCCGGAAATGACTGCCACAGTTGCACCAGCGAGCCCATTAGTTGATGAGAAGAGTTGGGTGAAATACAGGCCCATCATGTACAAAGACTACATGAGGGCCCAACAGAGCAGTGCTGTAAGGGGGAAAAGCCCATTGCAAGCCCTCATGACCAACACCACTATCATGaaataaatttttgggtgtggAGTGGGTACCACATGGCGGTACAAGTCAGCGATCCCAATCATCAAAATGTGTTTTAGATGGCTGAGatttatcctctctctctttctcttctcatcctaccactctctctcctctttttctctgtGTAAAACCCGGACCATCCAAACACGTTTGAACGGTTGGGATCGCCGACAGATACCACGTGTGTGGTACCCGCCCGGCACCCGAAAACTTATCTGTTGATTGATGCTTCCGTTTTTTCTTGGACTTGCAATACTGAATGATATAGTAATGGTGTGTTTAATTCTGTCATTTCAAATGTACTAAGGGACAATGTAAATTGTAGTAGAATTCATTACTGAAATTGTCCATGTTTTTTCTGGCTTTAATTGGAACCACAGATGGGCGGTTGGATTAGTCTTTGGAATTAGTCGATGTGCGCATAAACTGGCTAGCATCCAAGTTATCAAGAAATATTGAAGTCTTCCATGCTATTTAAATAGTACTTCCTATTCAATGAGCCAGGGAAAAAAGTCGAAAGAGCCGAACTATTAAAGAAATTTTGGTTCTATGATTTTTCAAGACGAAATTCAATCATTCAAGATTTTACAAAaagttttgataaattaaataTTTATGAGAAGGTCCACCATTTTCTGAACATCACAAACAGCACTATCGTTTCGCTTAAAGAGGCGGTTGGCATGACCTTTTGAGATAAagaatgatattttttgtttgattccttcattttaatttgtaattAATCAATATTTTGCCAGGATCAATTTCATCTTCACTGCACGCACGAGATGTTATAGCATCATATGAgaagcaaaaaaatgatcaaggTGAGCCCAGTTTAACAAATGTTCAGaataaatgaagaaattttgacttataattttttttcttcaaattacgGACATATATCTAATTCCAACATAGTATTGTAATTTTTGAACCATAAATTGGTAGGTTGATCTGTATTGACCAGTGTAACAAGAGTTCCAAATATGTGAAGAAATTTTGATTGTAAAATTATGGGCATACATTTTGAATTCCAAATGGAagtattcacaaaatatgattCCAACAAAATATTGTACTTTTCAACTATACATTTACTAGGGAAAGAGTATacttaaaagaaaatttgatccCCCACTGAGatatatgtgtttttttttttgtgtgtttatcTGGTATCTTCAGCAGCCATCAGTTTTTTCGATTTATCAGTATCTCCATTGGTCATCAGAGCATAAAAGGATCCTCCATGCAAGAATTAAGGGTGGAGTAAGGTCTCTTTGACTTCTGCc
Coding sequences:
- the LOC131321926 gene encoding protein DOWNY MILDEW RESISTANCE 6-like, yielding MYVLLLLFFTQVHSLRKVGKAIQDERGLRLRTKRKQSKPCILLHANDTRPQPTKTPISQDKFRVRNVDTLAAKQNSHQLHQAHLPGLIFSLRSTIQFVMDLIAGKSLSDDDSSRGDRRKGVKYLVDTTPCMRVLPEEYVLPLQPEKLISSSRVAIPVIDLSGLDGLIGRRRMTVEAIGSACAHWGFFRIINHGVKVSSMEEMLKVVDGFFNLAAEEKMNYASEDVMNPVRYGTSLNTSQRHALHWRDYLRHFGHPIDNSFHLWPRNPSTYRVVAKEYLEEVWGLAIRISGAISEALGLERDYVEKSLGEGCQIVASNYYPPCPEPHRTLGLAAHSDHGGITILMQNEVDGLQVKHQGEWVAVHHMPGTLVVNIGDYIEILSNGKYKSVEHRAVVNAERTRISIAVGHGPEMTATVAPASPLVDEKSWVKYRPIMYKDYMRAQQSSAVRGKSPLQALMTNTTIMK